The Stigmatella ashevillena genomic sequence GCAGGGCTGGGCGTGGGCCCGAGCCCCTCGGCCTCGCTCAGCCGCCTGCTGCGTTGGTAGAGGAGAGTTGCGCCGAAGGTGAACATGCACAGGGAGATGAACTGGCTGGTGGACACGTTGTACCAGGCCTCCAACGGCACCCAGTGTGCGAGGGAAGGCGCATTGTCGGACAGCAACCCATGCAGGGTGCCGCGCTCGGTGTCGCCCCGGAACAGCTCCACCGTGGAGCGCAAGAGGGCGTAGGCCATCAGCCAGAAGGCGAAAATCTGCCCATGGAAGCGGCGGTGGCGGCGCAGGGCCAGCAGGCCCACGAAGAGCAGCGCCTGCCCCAGGGACTCGAACAGCTGCGTGGGGTGCACCGGCAGGGTGGTGCCGTGCTGGGCCACCCACTCGGAGATGCGCACCGCGCCGGGGGCCGCCTGGTGGAGCACCTCGCCCGTGGCCTCGACGACGTAGCGCGCATCCTTCACCTGGGAGTGGAAGGCGTTGCTGCCACTGCCGGTCAGGTGCCCGAACAGATCCTGCGCCACCTGGGCGCCCGGAAAGCGCACGGCCAGGGGGGCGTGGCTCCCCGCCGTGCCGCCCCAGCAGCACCCCGCGGAGAAGCAGCCCAGCCGCCCCAGCGCCTGCCCCAAGGAGACGGTGGGAATGGCCACGTCCGCCAGCCGCAGGAAGTCCAGGCCATGCACCCGCGAGAAGGCATAGGCCGCCCCCGCCGCGCCGATGAGGCCCCCATAGAAGACCAGGCCTCCGCCCAGGGAGAAAATGCTCGCCCAGTTGCCCGCGTAGTCCTTCCAGTTGACGAGGATGAAGAGCAGGCGGCTGCCCACGAGCCCTCCGATGAGCACCCAGAGGGCCAGGTCCAAGATCTGCTCGCGCTTGCGCAAGCCCTCGAGGTCCACGAAGCCCCGTCCCTCCACCCACTCCGGCTTGCGCCACTCGTCCCGGGCCAGCCGGGCCGCCACGCTCACCGCGCAGACAAAGCCCAGGGCGAGCAGCACCCCGTAGGTGTGCACGGGAATCCCATCCCCTTTGCCGCCCGGGAAGGCGCTCGCCGGCAGCGCATACTGGAGGCCATAAAACGCCAGGACCGCGCCCACGCCCCCGAAGAGGGCCGCGCGCTGCACCCGGTCGCCGCGCGAGGCCGGTGCCCGCGGGCCAGGGCCCGTCCCCGCCCCGGTGGCGCCCCGCCACCCGTTGAGGGCGATGTAGCCCACCAGGGCCAGGGCCGCGGCGTACAGCAGCACCTGGGACCAGAGCGACTCGAAGGAGAGGCGGATGAGGATGGGGAGCATGGGTCCTGCCGGTGGGAACGGCCGCGAGAGCCTACCGCCTCGCGAGGCCTTCAGAACGCCCCAGGCCCGGCGGGTGTTCCCGGCCGCCTCGGCAGGAGGCGGGCAGACATCACGTCCGGGCGGTCTCGGCCGGACGCTCCTTGCGCACG encodes the following:
- a CDS encoding prolipoprotein diacylglyceryl transferase, with the translated sequence MLPILIRLSFESLWSQVLLYAAALALVGYIALNGWRGATGAGTGPGPRAPASRGDRVQRAALFGGVGAVLAFYGLQYALPASAFPGGKGDGIPVHTYGVLLALGFVCAVSVAARLARDEWRKPEWVEGRGFVDLEGLRKREQILDLALWVLIGGLVGSRLLFILVNWKDYAGNWASIFSLGGGLVFYGGLIGAAGAAYAFSRVHGLDFLRLADVAIPTVSLGQALGRLGCFSAGCCWGGTAGSHAPLAVRFPGAQVAQDLFGHLTGSGSNAFHSQVKDARYVVEATGEVLHQAAPGAVRISEWVAQHGTTLPVHPTQLFESLGQALLFVGLLALRRHRRFHGQIFAFWLMAYALLRSTVELFRGDTERGTLHGLLSDNAPSLAHWVPLEAWYNVSTSQFISLCMFTFGATLLYQRSRRLSEAEGLGPTPSPAGG